One segment of Terriglobia bacterium DNA contains the following:
- a CDS encoding riboflavin synthase, which produces MFTGLIQETGEIASTERVAGQNRGSVTRITIKATAIPSELKTGDSVAVSGVCLTALDISEHQFSADLAEETLNRTSLQRLKAGSIVNLELPAKAQDRMGGHVVQGHVDGVGSIVSLQKIKFRDDWRLVVELPSELSRYVVPQGSITIEGISLTVAGIEGSRVEIAIIPHTWQSTNLRALHDGDPVNIEVDVLAKYAEKMPHGKVSGKLTAAELIRQGF; this is translated from the coding sequence ATGTTTACCGGACTCATCCAGGAAACCGGCGAAATCGCTTCTACAGAACGCGTGGCTGGCCAGAACCGTGGTTCCGTCACCCGCATCACCATCAAAGCCACGGCCATTCCATCCGAATTAAAAACTGGTGATAGCGTCGCCGTGAGCGGCGTCTGCCTCACCGCGCTTGACATCAGCGAACATCAATTTTCCGCCGACCTTGCAGAAGAGACTTTAAACCGTACATCGCTGCAACGACTGAAAGCCGGGTCAATTGTGAATCTGGAATTACCGGCCAAGGCCCAGGACCGCATGGGCGGCCATGTGGTGCAAGGACACGTGGACGGAGTGGGTTCCATTGTCAGCCTGCAAAAGATCAAGTTTCGCGATGACTGGCGTTTGGTTGTCGAGTTGCCGTCTGAGCTTTCTCGCTATGTGGTCCCTCAAGGTTCAATCACGATTGAAGGCATAAGTCTCACCGTCGCAGGCATTGAAGGAAGTCGAGTGGAAATTGCCATCATCCCGCACACCTGGCAGTCAACCAACCTTCGCGCACTACACGATGGCGATCCTGTCAATATTGAAGTGGATGTTCTGGCAAAATACGCTGAAAAGATGCCCCACGGCAAAGTAAGCGGCAAACTTACAGCAGCGGAACTGATACGACAGGGTTTCTAG